The nucleotide window GACCCGACGGTCGTCCGGGAGGTTCTCGACACCGCCGAGACCCGCGGCGTGATCGAGCGCGACGGCGCGTCCGTCCGGTCACGGGTGCGCGGCCAGACGATCGAACTGGACCGGAACGTCGTCCGGCGAGACGGCGACTACGACTGCCGGCGCTGCGGGAAGTCGTTGTCCACGGGCCACTTCGTCCAGTTCGAGACGGGGGAGGTCGGCCCGTTCGGCTCCTCGTGCGTCAGGAAGGTGACCGGGCGGGAGTGAACTACCGCCCGCGCCGGAGCTCTTCGATCAACTGTTCGATCAGGTCGCCCTGGCGCTCTAACTCCTCGCGCTGGCGTTGGACGGTCTCCCGGAGGAGGGCCACCTCCTCGGCGATGTCGTCTTCCGGCGCCGCCGGCTCGAACCCCGACTCCGCGAAGGCGTCGTCGCCCTCGACGGCCTCCGCCGCGGCGGTCGCCGACTCCACCGCCGACTGACCGCCGGTGTCGCCCGCGCCGGCGACGGCCGCCGGCCCGTCGGCACTCCCGTTCGGTGCCGACCCGTCCCCCTGGCGGGTGGCGTTGTCCGGCTCGTCGACCTCGGCCGGGTCCGTCGACAACGGGTCCGGTCCGCTGCCGAAGTTGACCCCGTCGCCGTCGCCGGCCGGAGACGCCGGCTCCGACGCCTCGGGCTCCGGCTCGGGTGCGGCCGCCTCGCGGAACTCCGACAGCGTCCGCACGTCGTAGTAGTCCAACACCGCCTGTGTCAGCGTCTCCCGCACCGCCCGAGTCTCCTCGGACGGGGTCTTGAACCGTTCCTGACGCTCGTCGACGGTGAGGACAATCGACGTCGAGACGGAGCCCTCCTCGAAGTCCACGTCCGTCACGTCGTCGTAGTGGTACTCCTCGTACTCGTCGTCCCAGGCGGCCGCACCGACGTGTTTCACCAGCCGCTCGCTCGTCACGACGAGCGTCAGCTCCGAGAACCGGAACGTCCGTTCGACCGTCTCGCCCGGCTCCGTGATCGACGCCGCCGACAACACTCCCGCCAAGACGGGGTGGAGCACTTCGTCCAGGGAGCCACGAGGGAGACTGAACGACTGTTCCCCGTCGAGGCCGTAGTCCAGTGTCACCTTGGCCTTCCGTCGTTTCTCCGTCACGGAGAGCCGTTCCGCGTCGTGGGGGTACGACTCGACGGACTCGTCGGACAACAACCCCTCCGCCCGGTAGATCAGTGTCTGGGTCGACGTGACGAACAGTTCGTCGTCACCCCCGAGCCCGACGCGCGCGACGG belongs to Halobaculum sp. MBLA0143 and includes:
- a CDS encoding DUF5830 family protein, which gives rise to MELGVQLLAAAAEESLPLPEAVDRVETVTSDPTVVREVLDTAETRGVIERDGASVRSRVRGQTIELDRNVVRRDGDYDCRRCGKSLSTGHFVQFETGEVGPFGSSCVRKVTGRE